In the genome of Taurinivorans muris, one region contains:
- a CDS encoding DMT family transporter — protein MNKSVGAVQAAFSSIFFGFIPFFALPLYELGYTSDLTLFYRFFTAAVLMGLFLFAKGKSFAISFKSLCSIMLHGANYFIIALFLFLALRYADSGLVTTVFYTNPIFVLLLSAVFFREKLECYKIVLICLTSLGVGLLSGFFSGNIAISMLGLVLSLLAGLGYAVYIVLLMKLPARDVSREVFSFYLFLFGALASLVYMLFSGNFFIASTVDEWMYILGSALITGVASNMLLIYALPQIGTVFVAIIGVLEPLTAVFIGIFYFGEGMTLEKAFGILIVGCAIILLSVIPKLRKNNI, from the coding sequence ATGAATAAAAGCGTTGGCGCCGTTCAGGCGGCGTTTTCCTCCATCTTTTTCGGGTTTATCCCTTTTTTTGCTTTGCCTCTTTATGAGCTTGGGTATACGAGCGATTTGACGTTGTTTTATCGTTTTTTTACCGCTGCCGTGCTTATGGGGCTTTTTCTTTTTGCAAAAGGAAAAAGTTTTGCAATTTCTTTCAAATCGCTTTGCAGCATTATGCTGCATGGGGCGAATTATTTCATTATCGCCTTGTTTTTGTTTCTTGCCCTGAGGTATGCGGACAGCGGCTTGGTGACAACGGTTTTTTATACCAACCCCATTTTCGTGCTTTTGCTTTCCGCCGTATTTTTTCGTGAAAAGCTGGAATGTTATAAAATTGTTCTTATCTGTCTGACAAGTTTGGGGGTTGGCTTGCTCTCGGGATTTTTTTCCGGAAACATCGCGATAAGCATGCTCGGTTTGGTATTGAGTTTGCTTGCGGGGCTCGGCTATGCCGTGTATATCGTTTTGCTGATGAAATTGCCCGCACGGGATGTTTCAAGAGAGGTTTTCTCTTTTTATCTTTTTTTGTTCGGAGCATTGGCAAGCCTTGTCTATATGCTTTTTTCCGGAAATTTTTTTATTGCGTCCACGGTTGATGAATGGATGTATATTTTGGGGTCGGCGCTGATCACCGGAGTTGCTTCCAATATGCTTCTTATTTATGCTTTGCCGCAAATCGGAACGGTGTTCGTTGCCATTATCGGAGTGCTTGAACCTTTGACCGCCGTATTTATCGGGATATTTTATTTTGGCGAGGGAATGACGCTTGAGAAAGCGTTCGGTATTTTGATTGTTGGGTGCGCCATTATTCTGCTTTCTGTCATCCCTAAGCTGCGTAAAAACAATATTTAA